The Anolis carolinensis isolate JA03-04 chromosome 2, rAnoCar3.1.pri, whole genome shotgun sequence genome has a window encoding:
- the tefm gene encoding transcription elongation factor, mitochondrial: protein MKRLYGLLRTGRRCFLQVPVGSSRLLWCYKKSTSATQDSASAAENLKQATCEINDLYSSEQKSAVLQLLNSASEEELSAVKLMRGRRSVNLIAYRDKHGPFQDLQSLLEVPLFQYKTAIQVCNFILNPLAKEKKERKTNNPMSVMKYIKPEIERERLETANSIVSIVFGTRKIAWAHVNRHLAVQDWQQEECAVFMKGTYIPAMYYEEISSVVSKIPEADFYILEKSGLSVSNANLFPVTLHLRTVEAMLYALLHKTFAQDGQHKVLSMARSAVGKYFDLMVGDARTSGIDLVKQFLSESVTQAEPRVSFPRDKLVYYRSVLSSNKQRRDEELCDSLLQAVAFYELLLLKDTA, encoded by the exons ATGAAAAGGCTCTACGGCCTCCTCCGGACAG GGCGAAGATGCTTTCTTCAGGTTCCAGTTGGTTCCTCCCGGCTTCTGTGGTGTTACAAGAAGTCAACATCAGCCACACAAGACTCTGCATCAGCAGCTGAGAATTTGAAGCAAGCAACATGTGAAATCAATGACTTGTACTCTTCTGAACAGAAATCTGCTGTTTTGCAGCTACTCAATTCGGCCTCTGAAGAAGAACTTTCGGCTGTGAAACTCATGCGAGGAAGAAGGTCTGTTAATCTAATAGCATATAGGGACAAGCATGGGCCATTTCAGGATTTACAAAGTTTACTAGAAGTGCCTCTCTTTCAATATAAAACAGCCATTCAAGTATGCAACTTTATACTCAATCCccttgcaaaagaaaagaaagagagaaaaacgaACAATCCGATGTCTGTAATGAAATATATCAAACCTGAAATAGAAAGAGAGCGATTGGAG ACAGCCAACAGCATTGTTTCTATTGTTTTTGGCACCCGCAAAATTGCATGGGCACATGTTAATAGACACTTGGCTGTTCAGGACTGGCAGCAAGAAGAATGTGCAGTATTTATGAAAGGAACTTATATTCCAGCAATGTATTATGAAGAG atttccTCAGTTGTGTCAAAGATTCCAGAAGCAGATTTTTACATTTTAGAAAAAAGTGGACTTTCTGTTTCGAATGCAAATTTATTTCCAGTAACATTACATCTTCGTACAGTGGAAGCTATGCTGTATGCATTGCTACACAAGACATTTGCACAGGATGGCCAGCACAAAGTGCTAAGCATGGCTCGAAGTGCTGTAGGAAAATACTTTGACCTAATGGTGGGGGATGCCCGAACAAGTGGCATAGATCTTGTAAAGCAGTTCCTCTCAGAATCTGTTACACAAGCTGAGCCCCGTGTGAGCTTTCCAAGAGACAAATTGGTTTATTATAGAAGCGTATTGTCATCAAACAAACAAAGGCGAGATGAGGAGCTATGTGACTCACTGCTACAGGCAGTAGCCTTTTATGAGCTTTTATTGTTGAAAGACACTGCTTAA